The following proteins come from a genomic window of Leopardus geoffroyi isolate Oge1 chromosome A3, O.geoffroyi_Oge1_pat1.0, whole genome shotgun sequence:
- the LOC123580583 gene encoding adipocyte plasma membrane-associated protein isoform X2 yields the protein MSEADGLRQRRPLRPQVVTDDGQVPEAKDGSSFSGRVFRVTFLMLAVSLTVPLLGALLLLDSPIDPQPLSFKEPPLLLGVLQPNMKLRQAERLFENQLIGPESIANIGDVMFTGTADGRIVKLENGEVETIARFGSGPCKTRDDEPACGRPLGIRAGPNGTLFVADAYKGLFEVNPWKREVKLLVSSETPIEGRKMSFVNDLTVTQDGRKIYFTDSSSKWQRRDYLLLVMEGTDDGRFYLSGLMKGGADLFVENLPGFPDNIRPSSSGGYWVGMGTIRSNPGFSMLDFLSERPYIKRMIFKLFSQETVMKFVPRYSLVLELSDSGAFRRSLHDPDGQVASYISEVHEHDGHLYLGSFRAPFLCRLNLQSV from the exons ATGAGCGAGGCGGACGGGCTGCGGCAGCGCCGGCCGCTGCGGCCGCAGGTCGTCACGGACGATGGCCAGGTCCCCGAGGCCAAGGACGGCAG CTCCTTTAGTGGCCGTGTGTTCCGAGTGACCTTCTTGATGCTGGCTGTCTCCCTCacagttcccctgcttggagccTTGTTGCTGCTGGATTCTCCCATAGACCCACAGCCTCTCAG CTTCAAAGAACCCCCTCTCTTGCTTGGTGTTCTGCAACCAAATATGAAGTTACGACAGGCGGAAAGGCTATTTGAAAATCAACTTATTGGGCCAGAGTCCATAGCAAATATTGGGG atgtgaTGTTTACTGGTACGGCAGATGGCCGGATCGTAAAACTTGAAAATGGTGAAGTAGAGACCATTGCCCGCTTTGGTTCAGGCCCATGCA AAACCCGAGATGATGAGCCTGCTTGTGGGAGGCCCCTGGGCATCCGGGCAGGACCCAATGGAACCCTTTTTGTGGCTGATGCGTATAAGGGACTATTTGAAGTAAATCCATGGAAAC GTGAGGTGAAGCTGCTGGTCTCCTCTGAGACACCGATAGAGGGGAGGAAAATGTCCTTTGTGAATGATCTTACAGTAACTCAGGATGGGAGGAAGATTTACTTTACAGATTCTAGCAGCAAATGGCAGAGACGAGATTACCTGCTTCTGGTTATGGAGGGAACAGATGATGGGCG ATTCTACCTGTCTGGCCTGATGAAGGGAGGGGCTGATCTGTTCGTGGAGAACCTGCCTGGATTTCCAGACAACATCCGACCTAGCAGCTCTGGCGGGTACTGGGTCGGCATGGGGACCATTCGCTCCAATCCTGGGTTTTCTATGTTAGATTTCTTATCTGAGAGACCCTAtattaaaagaatgatttttaag CTGTTTAGTCAGGAGACTGTGATGAAGTTTGTGCCACGGTACAGCCTTGTTCTAGAACTCAGCGACAGCGGGGCATTCCGGAGAAGCTTGCACGATCCTGACGGGCAGGTGGCCTCCTACATCAGTGAAGTGCACGAGCATGATGGGCACCTATACCTGGGCTCCTTCAGGGCCCCCTTCCTCTGCAGACTCAACCTTCAGTCTGTTTAG
- the LOC123580583 gene encoding adipocyte plasma membrane-associated protein isoform X1 → MSEADGLRQRRPLRPQVVTDDGQVPEAKDGSSFSGRVFRVTFLMLAVSLTVPLLGALLLLDSPIDPQPLSFKEPPLLLGVLQPNMKLRQAERLFENQLIGPESIANIGDVMFTGTADGRIVKLENGEVETIARFGSGPCKTRDDEPACGRPLGIRAGPNGTLFVADAYKGLFEVNPWKREVKLLVSSETPIEGRKMSFVNDLTVTQDGRKIYFTDSSSKWQRRDYLLLVMEGTDDGRLLEYDTKTQEVKVLLDQLRFPNGVQLSPAEDFVLVAETTMARIRRFYLSGLMKGGADLFVENLPGFPDNIRPSSSGGYWVGMGTIRSNPGFSMLDFLSERPYIKRMIFKLFSQETVMKFVPRYSLVLELSDSGAFRRSLHDPDGQVASYISEVHEHDGHLYLGSFRAPFLCRLNLQSV, encoded by the exons ATGAGCGAGGCGGACGGGCTGCGGCAGCGCCGGCCGCTGCGGCCGCAGGTCGTCACGGACGATGGCCAGGTCCCCGAGGCCAAGGACGGCAG CTCCTTTAGTGGCCGTGTGTTCCGAGTGACCTTCTTGATGCTGGCTGTCTCCCTCacagttcccctgcttggagccTTGTTGCTGCTGGATTCTCCCATAGACCCACAGCCTCTCAG CTTCAAAGAACCCCCTCTCTTGCTTGGTGTTCTGCAACCAAATATGAAGTTACGACAGGCGGAAAGGCTATTTGAAAATCAACTTATTGGGCCAGAGTCCATAGCAAATATTGGGG atgtgaTGTTTACTGGTACGGCAGATGGCCGGATCGTAAAACTTGAAAATGGTGAAGTAGAGACCATTGCCCGCTTTGGTTCAGGCCCATGCA AAACCCGAGATGATGAGCCTGCTTGTGGGAGGCCCCTGGGCATCCGGGCAGGACCCAATGGAACCCTTTTTGTGGCTGATGCGTATAAGGGACTATTTGAAGTAAATCCATGGAAAC GTGAGGTGAAGCTGCTGGTCTCCTCTGAGACACCGATAGAGGGGAGGAAAATGTCCTTTGTGAATGATCTTACAGTAACTCAGGATGGGAGGAAGATTTACTTTACAGATTCTAGCAGCAAATGGCAGAGACGAGATTACCTGCTTCTGGTTATGGAGGGAACAGATGATGGGCG CCTGCTAGAGTATGACACCAAGACCCAGGAAGTGAAGGTTTTACTGGACCAGTTGCGGTTCCCCAACGGAGTGCAGCTTTCTCCTGCAGAGGACTTTGTCCTGGTGGCCGAGACAACAATGGCAAGGATAAGAAG ATTCTACCTGTCTGGCCTGATGAAGGGAGGGGCTGATCTGTTCGTGGAGAACCTGCCTGGATTTCCAGACAACATCCGACCTAGCAGCTCTGGCGGGTACTGGGTCGGCATGGGGACCATTCGCTCCAATCCTGGGTTTTCTATGTTAGATTTCTTATCTGAGAGACCCTAtattaaaagaatgatttttaag CTGTTTAGTCAGGAGACTGTGATGAAGTTTGTGCCACGGTACAGCCTTGTTCTAGAACTCAGCGACAGCGGGGCATTCCGGAGAAGCTTGCACGATCCTGACGGGCAGGTGGCCTCCTACATCAGTGAAGTGCACGAGCATGATGGGCACCTATACCTGGGCTCCTTCAGGGCCCCCTTCCTCTGCAGACTCAACCTTCAGTCTGTTTAG